In the Paramormyrops kingsleyae isolate MSU_618 chromosome 6, PKINGS_0.4, whole genome shotgun sequence genome, one interval contains:
- the LOC111844750 gene encoding tyrosine-protein phosphatase non-receptor type 7-like isoform X4 produces the protein MELPSDHLYPRSVDQSRDFPSSCEMDQPGNSPVLSDMGTSTNPTSPNDANSNTVPPSDMDQTMNFPTAQKYPLPTVGSRKQARLQERRGSNVSLVLDVSTLGMVEPLCTISTPRDTILQLLRTSKRPLDASQLQEVSRQTHILDLEYQQIPPNFVNAPELNVPGHALKDRYKTILPNPETRVLLKGSITEEEDNSYINANCIQGYGQSAKSYIATQAPMVNTVEDFWEMVWQEESAIIVMIVELKEMTEKCVQYWPDQAGVYGRVTVVVNSVVSGNGYTVREMTVQVGSESRQVRHYWYSTWPDHQIPPAGPLLQLVLDVQSYRKTLCSPGPTVVHCRAGIGRTGCFIACSACCEQLEQEGQVDVLGTVCRLRLDRGGMIQTTEQYQFLYLALALHSKKLGEKDTDQSTDSISSKRREQEQEHDPGPQESVSE, from the exons ATGGAGCTGCCCAGTGATCACCTGTATCCTAGGAGTGTGGACCAAAGTAGGGATTTCCCTTCTTCTTGTGAAATGGACCAGCCCGGCAACTCCCCTGTACTGAGTGACATGGGAACGTCCACGAATCCCACCTCTCCCAATGATGCTAATAGCAATACGGTACCCCCCAGTGACATGGACCAGACTATGAATTTCCCAACTGCACAGAAATACCCTCTTCCTACAGTTGGCAGTCGTAAACAGGCCCGCCTTCAGGAGAG GCGGGGCTCCAATGTGTCACTGGTCCTGGATGTGAGTACTTTGGGCATGGTGGAGCCACTGTGTACTATCTCCACTCCACGCGACACCATCCTGCAGCTGCTCAGAACCAGTAAACGTCCCCTAGATGCTTCACAGCTACAAGAGGTCTCCAGGCAAACGCATATATTGGACCTGGAGTACCAG CAAATACCCCCAAACTTTGTAAATGCACCAGAGCTGAATGTTCCAGGACATGCCTTAAAGGACCGATACAAGACCATACTACCAA ATCCTGAGACCCGTGTGCTGCTGAAGGGGAGCATCACGGAAGAGGAGGACAACAGCTATATCAACGCAAACTGCATCCAG GGCTACGGTCAATCTGCCAAAAGCTATATTGCCACGCAGGCCCCCATGGTTAACACAGTGGAGGACTTCTGGGAGATGGTCTGGCAGGAGGAGTCTGCGATAATCGTCATGATTGTAGAGCTCAAGGAGATGACAGAG AAATGTGTCCAGTACTGGCCGGACCAGGCCGGTGTATATGGCCGGGTCACTGTGGTTGTGAACTCAGTGGTGTCAGGCAACGGCTACACAGTTCGCGAGATGACTGTCCAG GTGGGGTCAGAGAGCAGACAGGTGAGGCACTACTGGTACTCCACTTGGCCGGACCACCAGATCCCCCCTGCAGGCCCCCTCTTGCAACTAGTTCTGGATGTCCAGTCCTACAGAAAGACCCTGTGCAGTCCTGGCCCCACTGTCGTCCATTGCAG GGCAGGCATCGGACGCACGGGCTGCTTCATCGCCTGCAGCGCCTGCTGtgagcagctggagcaggaagGACAGGTGGACGTGCTGGGGACCGTCTGCCGGCTGCGGCTCGACAG GGGTGGGATGATCCAGACCACTGAGCAATACCAGTTCCTTTACTTGGCCTTAGCCTTGCACAGCAAGAAACTGGGAGAGAAGGACACCGACCAGTCCACAGACTCTATCTCCTCAAAGAGAAGAGAACAGGAGCAGGAACATGACCCTGGACCACAGGAGTCAGTGTCTGAGTGA
- the LOC111844750 gene encoding tyrosine-protein phosphatase non-receptor type 7-like isoform X3 yields the protein MDSCNTKQPRDVVSLSAMELPSDHLYPRSVDQSRDFPSSCEMDQPGNSPVLSDMGTSTNPTSPNDANSNTVPPSDMDQTMNFPTAQKYPLPTVGSRKQARLQERRGSNVSLVLDVSTLGMVEPLCTISTPRDTILQLLRTSKRPLDASQLQEVSRQTHILDLEYQQIPPNFVNAPELNVPGHALKDRYKTILPNPETRVLLKGSITEEEDNSYINANCIQGYGQSAKSYIATQAPMVNTVEDFWEMVWQEESAIIVMIVELKEMTEKCVQYWPDQAGVYGRVTVVVNSVVSGNGYTVREMTVQVGSESRQVRHYWYSTWPDHQIPPAGPLLQLVLDVQSYRKTLCSPGPTVVHCRAGIGRTGCFIACSACCEQLEQEGQVDVLGTVCRLRLDRGGMIQTTEQYQFLYLALALHSKKLGEKDTDQSTDSISSKRREQEQEHDPGPQESVSE from the exons ATGGATAGCTG TAACACGAAGCAGCCCAGGGATGTGGTATCTCTCAGTGCGATGGAGCTGCCCAGTGATCACCTGTATCCTAGGAGTGTGGACCAAAGTAGGGATTTCCCTTCTTCTTGTGAAATGGACCAGCCCGGCAACTCCCCTGTACTGAGTGACATGGGAACGTCCACGAATCCCACCTCTCCCAATGATGCTAATAGCAATACGGTACCCCCCAGTGACATGGACCAGACTATGAATTTCCCAACTGCACAGAAATACCCTCTTCCTACAGTTGGCAGTCGTAAACAGGCCCGCCTTCAGGAGAG GCGGGGCTCCAATGTGTCACTGGTCCTGGATGTGAGTACTTTGGGCATGGTGGAGCCACTGTGTACTATCTCCACTCCACGCGACACCATCCTGCAGCTGCTCAGAACCAGTAAACGTCCCCTAGATGCTTCACAGCTACAAGAGGTCTCCAGGCAAACGCATATATTGGACCTGGAGTACCAG CAAATACCCCCAAACTTTGTAAATGCACCAGAGCTGAATGTTCCAGGACATGCCTTAAAGGACCGATACAAGACCATACTACCAA ATCCTGAGACCCGTGTGCTGCTGAAGGGGAGCATCACGGAAGAGGAGGACAACAGCTATATCAACGCAAACTGCATCCAG GGCTACGGTCAATCTGCCAAAAGCTATATTGCCACGCAGGCCCCCATGGTTAACACAGTGGAGGACTTCTGGGAGATGGTCTGGCAGGAGGAGTCTGCGATAATCGTCATGATTGTAGAGCTCAAGGAGATGACAGAG AAATGTGTCCAGTACTGGCCGGACCAGGCCGGTGTATATGGCCGGGTCACTGTGGTTGTGAACTCAGTGGTGTCAGGCAACGGCTACACAGTTCGCGAGATGACTGTCCAG GTGGGGTCAGAGAGCAGACAGGTGAGGCACTACTGGTACTCCACTTGGCCGGACCACCAGATCCCCCCTGCAGGCCCCCTCTTGCAACTAGTTCTGGATGTCCAGTCCTACAGAAAGACCCTGTGCAGTCCTGGCCCCACTGTCGTCCATTGCAG GGCAGGCATCGGACGCACGGGCTGCTTCATCGCCTGCAGCGCCTGCTGtgagcagctggagcaggaagGACAGGTGGACGTGCTGGGGACCGTCTGCCGGCTGCGGCTCGACAG GGGTGGGATGATCCAGACCACTGAGCAATACCAGTTCCTTTACTTGGCCTTAGCCTTGCACAGCAAGAAACTGGGAGAGAAGGACACCGACCAGTCCACAGACTCTATCTCCTCAAAGAGAAGAGAACAGGAGCAGGAACATGACCCTGGACCACAGGAGTCAGTGTCTGAGTGA
- the LOC111844750 gene encoding tyrosine-protein phosphatase non-receptor type 7-like isoform X1, whose protein sequence is MDSCDMDQTEEPPLCNDMDPPKQPPSHNDVNKPKESSHCDVDKLRCHPSSSNTKQPRDVVSLSAMELPSDHLYPRSVDQSRDFPSSCEMDQPGNSPVLSDMGTSTNPTSPNDANSNTVPPSDMDQTMNFPTAQKYPLPTVGSRKQARLQERRGSNVSLVLDVSTLGMVEPLCTISTPRDTILQLLRTSKRPLDASQLQEVSRQTHILDLEYQQIPPNFVNAPELNVPGHALKDRYKTILPNPETRVLLKGSITEEEDNSYINANCIQGYGQSAKSYIATQAPMVNTVEDFWEMVWQEESAIIVMIVELKEMTEKCVQYWPDQAGVYGRVTVVVNSVVSGNGYTVREMTVQVGSESRQVRHYWYSTWPDHQIPPAGPLLQLVLDVQSYRKTLCSPGPTVVHCRAGIGRTGCFIACSACCEQLEQEGQVDVLGTVCRLRLDRGGMIQTTEQYQFLYLALALHSKKLGEKDTDQSTDSISSKRREQEQEHDPGPQESVSE, encoded by the exons ATGGATAGCTG TGACATGGACCAGACTGAAGAGCCCCCTCTTTGCAATGACATGGACCCACCCAAACAGCCTCCTTCTCACAATGATGTAAACAAACCCAAGGAATCCTCTCACTGTGATGTCGATAAGCTCAGGTGTCATCCCTCTTCTAGTAACACGAAGCAGCCCAGGGATGTGGTATCTCTCAGTGCGATGGAGCTGCCCAGTGATCACCTGTATCCTAGGAGTGTGGACCAAAGTAGGGATTTCCCTTCTTCTTGTGAAATGGACCAGCCCGGCAACTCCCCTGTACTGAGTGACATGGGAACGTCCACGAATCCCACCTCTCCCAATGATGCTAATAGCAATACGGTACCCCCCAGTGACATGGACCAGACTATGAATTTCCCAACTGCACAGAAATACCCTCTTCCTACAGTTGGCAGTCGTAAACAGGCCCGCCTTCAGGAGAG GCGGGGCTCCAATGTGTCACTGGTCCTGGATGTGAGTACTTTGGGCATGGTGGAGCCACTGTGTACTATCTCCACTCCACGCGACACCATCCTGCAGCTGCTCAGAACCAGTAAACGTCCCCTAGATGCTTCACAGCTACAAGAGGTCTCCAGGCAAACGCATATATTGGACCTGGAGTACCAG CAAATACCCCCAAACTTTGTAAATGCACCAGAGCTGAATGTTCCAGGACATGCCTTAAAGGACCGATACAAGACCATACTACCAA ATCCTGAGACCCGTGTGCTGCTGAAGGGGAGCATCACGGAAGAGGAGGACAACAGCTATATCAACGCAAACTGCATCCAG GGCTACGGTCAATCTGCCAAAAGCTATATTGCCACGCAGGCCCCCATGGTTAACACAGTGGAGGACTTCTGGGAGATGGTCTGGCAGGAGGAGTCTGCGATAATCGTCATGATTGTAGAGCTCAAGGAGATGACAGAG AAATGTGTCCAGTACTGGCCGGACCAGGCCGGTGTATATGGCCGGGTCACTGTGGTTGTGAACTCAGTGGTGTCAGGCAACGGCTACACAGTTCGCGAGATGACTGTCCAG GTGGGGTCAGAGAGCAGACAGGTGAGGCACTACTGGTACTCCACTTGGCCGGACCACCAGATCCCCCCTGCAGGCCCCCTCTTGCAACTAGTTCTGGATGTCCAGTCCTACAGAAAGACCCTGTGCAGTCCTGGCCCCACTGTCGTCCATTGCAG GGCAGGCATCGGACGCACGGGCTGCTTCATCGCCTGCAGCGCCTGCTGtgagcagctggagcaggaagGACAGGTGGACGTGCTGGGGACCGTCTGCCGGCTGCGGCTCGACAG GGGTGGGATGATCCAGACCACTGAGCAATACCAGTTCCTTTACTTGGCCTTAGCCTTGCACAGCAAGAAACTGGGAGAGAAGGACACCGACCAGTCCACAGACTCTATCTCCTCAAAGAGAAGAGAACAGGAGCAGGAACATGACCCTGGACCACAGGAGTCAGTGTCTGAGTGA
- the LOC111844691 gene encoding G-protein coupled receptor 37-like 1, with translation MTSYILLLILAVGGFLEARNVLPRDVQQPALETALDKAAGVLPTGEEGVSRRLHLIRNQGLEQSDPSALRSDTDHKRVPRGARDGGGKKRDQQPSFSVRYPRPYDPNDYFTTPRSVHLSNATMHLGGDSGITRNSPWEESAGNSSVQKGTTRIHNPLYPVTDSSYSAYAVMLLSLVVFAVGIVGNLAVMCIVWHNYYMKSAWNCILASVAFWDFMVLFFCLPVVIFNELTKKRLLGDFSCRIVPYMEVTSLGVTTFSLCALGIDRFHAATSTQPKVRQVEQCQSILAKLAVVWVGSMVLALPELLLWQISRDVSSVTGDLVDSCSMKPSLSLPESIYSLVLTYHDARMWWYFGCYFCLPVLFTVACQLVTRRIAGSASRKLDELPPSATSSGPQKQQLHSQRERQLNCTVMALAVVYGICTLPENVCNLAVAYSTTQVSASTQALLSLINQFFLFFRSSVTPVLLLCLCRSLGQAFMDCCCCCCEDCLPDGTPTPSSSGPSSPAGDSKLKVEVAPSIFYDKAKDSSSILAIGTTC, from the exons ATGACCTCCTATATTCTTCTGCTGATTTTGGCAGTAGGTGGTTTTTTGGAGGCTAGAAATGTGCTTCCCCGAGATGTGCAACAACCTGCTTTGGAAACTGCGCTGGACAAGGCTGCAGGTGTCCTGCCAACTGGAGAAGAGGGTGTTAGTCGTAGGCTTCATTTAATCCGAAACCAAGGTCTGGAGCAAAGCGATCCCTCGGCTTTAAGATCGGATACTGACCACAAGAGAGTCCCACGGGGCGCAAGAGATGGGGGCGGCAAAAAGCGGGACCAGCAGCCCTCTTTCAGCGTCAGGTATCCCCGACCGTATGATCCTAACGATTATTTCACGACCCCGAGATCTGTGCATCTATCCAACGCCACGATGCACCTCGGAGGCGACAGCGGGATTACTAGGAACTCGCCCTGGGAGGAAAGTGCAGGGAACAGCTCCGTGCAGAAAGGCACAACTCGCATCCACAACCCCTTGTATCCGGTGACCGACAGCTCGTACAGCGCCTATGCGGTGATGCTCCTGTCCCTCGTCGTCTTCGCCGTGGGCATCGTGGGCAACCTGGCCGTGATGTGCATCGTGTGGCACAACTACTACATGAAAAGCGCGTGGAACTGCATTCTTGCAAGTGTGGCCTTCTGGGACTTTATGGTGCTTTTCTTCTGCTTGCCCGTCGTCATTTTTAACGAATTGACGAAGAAACGGCTGCTGGGAGACTTTTCATGTAGGATCGTTCCGTACATGGAG GTGACCTCTCTGGGCGTGACCACCTTCAGCCTGTGTGCCCTGGGCATCGACCGCTTCCACGCAGCCACGAGCACACAGCCGAAGGTGCGGCAGGTGGAGCAGTGCCAGTCTATCTTGGCCAAGTTGGCCGTGGTGTGGGTAGGGTCTATGGTCTTGGCCCTGCCTGAGCTGCTGTTGTGGCAGATAAGCCGGGACGTGTCGTCGGTGACCGGCGATCTGGTGGACTCTTGTTCCATGAAGCCATCGCTGAGTCTCCCCGAGTCCATCTACTCTCTGGTGCTCACCTACCATGACGCCCGCATGTGGTGGTACTTTGGCTGTTACTTCTGCTTGCCCGTGCTCTTCACCGTTGCCTGCCAGCTGGTGACCCGGCGCATCGCCGGCAGTGCCAGCCGCAAGCTGGACGAGCTCCCGCCCAGCGCCACGTCCTCCGGGCCACAGAAGCAGCAGCTCCACAGCCAGAGGGAACGGCAGCTCAACTGCACCGTCATGGCGCTGGCGGTCGTCTACGGCATCTGCACGCTGCCCGAGAACGTATGCAACCTGGCTGTGGCTTACTCCACGACGCAGGTGTCGGCCTCCACCCAAGCCCTTCTCAGCCTCATCAACCAGTTCTTCCTGTTCTTCCGCTCCTCGGTGACACCCGTACTCTTGCTGTGCCTGTGCCGCTCCCTGGGCCAGGCCTTCAtggactgctgctgctgctgctgcgagGACTGCCTGCCAGacggcacccccacccccagctcctcCGGCCCCAGCAGCCCCGCTGGGGATTCCAAGCTCAAGGTCGAAGTAGCCCCCTCCATCTTCTACGACAAGGCCAAGGACAGCTCCTCCATCCTGGCCATTGGGACAACTTGCTGA
- the LOC111844750 gene encoding tyrosine-protein phosphatase non-receptor type 7-like isoform X2, producing the protein MDQTEEPPLCNDMDPPKQPPSHNDVNKPKESSHCDVDKLRCHPSSSNTKQPRDVVSLSAMELPSDHLYPRSVDQSRDFPSSCEMDQPGNSPVLSDMGTSTNPTSPNDANSNTVPPSDMDQTMNFPTAQKYPLPTVGSRKQARLQERRGSNVSLVLDVSTLGMVEPLCTISTPRDTILQLLRTSKRPLDASQLQEVSRQTHILDLEYQQIPPNFVNAPELNVPGHALKDRYKTILPNPETRVLLKGSITEEEDNSYINANCIQGYGQSAKSYIATQAPMVNTVEDFWEMVWQEESAIIVMIVELKEMTEKCVQYWPDQAGVYGRVTVVVNSVVSGNGYTVREMTVQVGSESRQVRHYWYSTWPDHQIPPAGPLLQLVLDVQSYRKTLCSPGPTVVHCRAGIGRTGCFIACSACCEQLEQEGQVDVLGTVCRLRLDRGGMIQTTEQYQFLYLALALHSKKLGEKDTDQSTDSISSKRREQEQEHDPGPQESVSE; encoded by the exons ATGGACCAGACTGAAGAGCCCCCTCTTTGCAATGACATGGACCCACCCAAACAGCCTCCTTCTCACAATGATGTAAACAAACCCAAGGAATCCTCTCACTGTGATGTCGATAAGCTCAGGTGTCATCCCTCTTCTAGTAACACGAAGCAGCCCAGGGATGTGGTATCTCTCAGTGCGATGGAGCTGCCCAGTGATCACCTGTATCCTAGGAGTGTGGACCAAAGTAGGGATTTCCCTTCTTCTTGTGAAATGGACCAGCCCGGCAACTCCCCTGTACTGAGTGACATGGGAACGTCCACGAATCCCACCTCTCCCAATGATGCTAATAGCAATACGGTACCCCCCAGTGACATGGACCAGACTATGAATTTCCCAACTGCACAGAAATACCCTCTTCCTACAGTTGGCAGTCGTAAACAGGCCCGCCTTCAGGAGAG GCGGGGCTCCAATGTGTCACTGGTCCTGGATGTGAGTACTTTGGGCATGGTGGAGCCACTGTGTACTATCTCCACTCCACGCGACACCATCCTGCAGCTGCTCAGAACCAGTAAACGTCCCCTAGATGCTTCACAGCTACAAGAGGTCTCCAGGCAAACGCATATATTGGACCTGGAGTACCAG CAAATACCCCCAAACTTTGTAAATGCACCAGAGCTGAATGTTCCAGGACATGCCTTAAAGGACCGATACAAGACCATACTACCAA ATCCTGAGACCCGTGTGCTGCTGAAGGGGAGCATCACGGAAGAGGAGGACAACAGCTATATCAACGCAAACTGCATCCAG GGCTACGGTCAATCTGCCAAAAGCTATATTGCCACGCAGGCCCCCATGGTTAACACAGTGGAGGACTTCTGGGAGATGGTCTGGCAGGAGGAGTCTGCGATAATCGTCATGATTGTAGAGCTCAAGGAGATGACAGAG AAATGTGTCCAGTACTGGCCGGACCAGGCCGGTGTATATGGCCGGGTCACTGTGGTTGTGAACTCAGTGGTGTCAGGCAACGGCTACACAGTTCGCGAGATGACTGTCCAG GTGGGGTCAGAGAGCAGACAGGTGAGGCACTACTGGTACTCCACTTGGCCGGACCACCAGATCCCCCCTGCAGGCCCCCTCTTGCAACTAGTTCTGGATGTCCAGTCCTACAGAAAGACCCTGTGCAGTCCTGGCCCCACTGTCGTCCATTGCAG GGCAGGCATCGGACGCACGGGCTGCTTCATCGCCTGCAGCGCCTGCTGtgagcagctggagcaggaagGACAGGTGGACGTGCTGGGGACCGTCTGCCGGCTGCGGCTCGACAG GGGTGGGATGATCCAGACCACTGAGCAATACCAGTTCCTTTACTTGGCCTTAGCCTTGCACAGCAAGAAACTGGGAGAGAAGGACACCGACCAGTCCACAGACTCTATCTCCTCAAAGAGAAGAGAACAGGAGCAGGAACATGACCCTGGACCACAGGAGTCAGTGTCTGAGTGA